The Bos indicus isolate NIAB-ARS_2022 breed Sahiwal x Tharparkar chromosome 27, NIAB-ARS_B.indTharparkar_mat_pri_1.0, whole genome shotgun sequence genome contains the following window.
ctagtgttaaagaactgcctgccaatgcaggagacaaaagagactccttgggtggagaagatcccctggggcagggaatggcaatgcagtatttttgcttggaaagtcccttggatagagagagtctggcaggctacagtccatggggtcgcaaagggtcagacacgactgagtactaatacagagcttttatagacaggaGGAGggagctacatgcagaaacagcacagacagctctgacagtcatctgcAGGTCGGTCACCGGTGGTCTGACCAGCGTCGTTTGGTTGTTTAAGTACAGTCAGTCTTCAGTTCCAGGatcagtttgttcccatttccttgaggccagttctcagactTGTGGCAGCCTGTGTCATGGCTCCAGTCTGGTCACCATgaagttaacttctccacctggtgggggtttccgTTTCCACAAAAGAGCTCACAGGACCTGGCTCACAGTTTTATCTatggccctggaggaggaactgttaaaggtccttgacttaatgactaaactatttttattttgtcttgttggACTGCTTTCTTtggttctgcattttctcacttctctgattaaactcaTTGTTTGGCTACAGTTTTTCTACAGAcgaaaggcaggcagaggatgtgggggtggggggaggaccACAGTGTCCTTCcgatgactttttaaataaatgtgcaGTCTGTTAAGCAGATGGCCCTTGACCTCTCGAGTTTATCACGTGGTAACGGGTCTCCCCTGCTGTTCTGTCTCCCCACAGCTGTGTCCTGTGGGAACCCGGGGACGCCCACCCACGGCAAAATCGTCAGCAGCGATGGCGTGCTGTTCTCCAGCTCGGTGGTCTACGCCTGCTGGGACGGCTACAGGACCTCGGGGCTGACCACTCGCCACTGCACCGCCAATGGGACCTGGACCGGCACGGCCCCCGACTGCACGCGTGAGTGGCCGCCGTCCTGGCCAAATCCAGGTCCCCACAGCGACTCGTACTTGACTGAGAAAAAGGAGTTGAGTTTACAGAGGGCTGTATTGTTTAATCCCTAGGGAAAAAAAGGATTATATCATACGTATGTTTGATAATATGACCACTTTCTAAGcactttcagatttttcttcactttcttatttATATGCTTAAAAGTGCTTTGCCTGGCTGGTTGGGTTGGATATTACAAAACTGAGTTCAGAAAAGCCAAGGTTCCTTCTCTCTGTAGACCAGTTAGTCTGAAAGGAAATGGTGCAGGACCCTGTTCTCTGATCTCAGCCTGTGTCTCTGTCCTTGACCTTGTGGGGTGACCCCTCACGACATGTAGTTAAGGACAGAACATCGATGACAGCTGTCATCCACACAGACAACTATCAGTGGAGTAGAAATAAGCGGTTCCAAACATGCAGCCTCCTGAGTGCCGGCCAGCGAAACTGTCCCCCAGATAGGCTGGTATCGCTGTGCTCAGCCACGGCGTCATCACTCTGAAGAGCAGCTTAAGGAGAGTCACTTAAACAGAAACCAGGAATAAGTCATCCCGTGATGATACTGTGTCTCTCTGTTTGTCTGTTCTCTGCTGATTAGTCATCAGCTGTGGAGACCCAGGGACCCTGGCTAACGGCATCCAGTTCGGGACGGATTTCACCTTCAACAAGACGGTCAGCTACCAGTGCAACCCCGGCTACACCATGGAGCCCGCCACGTCCCCCACCATCCGCTGCACCAAGGACAGTACCTGGAATCACAGCAAACCGACCTGCAAAGGCGAGtgttggggcttctcttgtgcatCACTCACATGTGGAGAGTCTTTATTGAGTTAACATTTTACATCAGTTTGCAAGCATCTGTGTAAACCTTCTAAGTGCTCAGCATTCCTGTAAACTCATTCGCAAATATTAAATCACTTCCTTTTCTTATTACCTTAATCTTGGTTTTACAGCCTCGAGACTGACTCACAGAGAGCTGCAGTAAATTCTCAGGGTCGCAGGTTAGGTCTTGGAACCTCGGGCTTCAGGGCCGACTCTGGAGTCTGTGCTGTGAACCCAGCTCTGCTGTCTTGGTGTGCGTGGCTGTGTTGAGTCTGTGGCCGTCATCACGGGGTTGGAGAGGCAGGTCAGAGCCGATCATCAGATAGGGCAGAACAGTGGCAGAGACCGCAGTGTCCTGATGCCTGGTGGGCCTCGGACGCTGAGACTAACAAAGCCCCACAACGAGGAAGGGGTACAGGGAGGTTTATGACTTGGCCAGTGGACTTTCCAGGGAGAGAGCGAGCAGGCAGAAAGTGTCCGCGTGGCTGGGGGAGCAGCGGGGCTGGCGGACCGCTGATGCAGGACTGATCTGCAGGGTGAGCGTCTCCACCAGCTCCAGAGGGAGCTTCGAGCCTTCTCGGatgggcaggaggagcaggggcagGAGAGGGCGTGGAGGCCGGCAGTGACCACACAGGAGAAAGGGTCGTCTTATCGTCATTAGACAAAGGAGGGGGGGAGAGCTGGAGCTGGAGTAGCAGGAAACCTTGGAGGAAGGTGCGTCCTGTCGAGTCTTGTGAGGTCAgaggagcccccacccccagggccttTTACCCACTTCCGGCCGGGGCGGTTCTGGCGCATCCTGGTTTTCTCCCATCAGAGGGTGAGGAGCCCTGTCTCATGTCCTTCTTTCCAGCTGCAGTATTAACACCATGCAGCTCTGTGGCAGGTGCTAAGAGGGTGTTTAATGCAGCTCACACTGTCCTGTTGGGAGCATTCTAGTCCAGTGAGTGTGTCCATGGCGCTTATTCCTAGAACGTCTGATCTCTGGACTTCAGATCCATTTGTGTAGATCTTGTCCCTTTGTTTGGTGTCTGTGGATTAATAATCCTTCCACAGCCAACCAGGCCCTCACGGAGGAGacctctctcttctcctgctgGCCACCCTGTCCACTCCTCCCTGGAGCCATGTCACTCATCACCGTTCCCACCTGGGGGCCTTGTCACCTGACCTCGACCTGTCTATAGACTGTTCCCCCAGTCTTCACTTGGGGGTTCTGCAGGAATCTTTGTTGAATGAGTGGATAGATGGAGAGAAGGAGAATGGCAACAGGAGGGCCCGTTTCCAGCTTCCGGGCGTGCACGTGTggttgtgtctgtgtgtctttctcaTGTGAGAAGGTGTGAGCACCCGTGAGAAagtgcaggtgaggaaacagggCTGAGTCTCCTCTCCCACCGCCTTCCGTGCCCAGACTGTCAGCAGCAAACCTTCTCCAGCGTGAAGTCTCGGAGCTCTTGGGTTTTCAGGCAGCTCTTAGACCAGGCGTCGCAGAACAATGGCTGGAGTGGGCCAGGCAGACACCAGCACCAGTGGGCAAGTcactcctgggaagcccctggatgtGACAGAACCCTGGCAAAGCGGTTTCTTACAGGGTCTTCTCTAACCACGCAAGTGTTAGTGCTCAATTCTTCAGCAAGTGCATCAGCAGCCTATGTATGTCTTTTGGAAACTATATGCTAtccttatttaaagaaaaaagtacagaTAGAGAAATTCTTACCATCTGTGTATATAAACTCAAACATTTCTTCTCACGTCATAGGACCACATTATGGCTGGATTTGCCTCTggtaagggcatggcaacccactctagtactcttgcctggagaatccccatggacagaggagcctggagggctacagtccatggggtcacaacgagttggacacacaTAAAAAGACATCAGTGGAAtagcattctttctttcttggtcTTATACATACTGAGACTGTGTTGTTTACTCCACTTTCATGGTGTGAaatgttttgactttgcttttgTATACTTGATCTAAACTAATGAGGAAATATTGGataaaagttttattcttttgatttactgtctTCCTCAGTAATTTCACTGTTAAAAAATTTAGCCCCTTGTAGATGTCATGCAAAATGACATTGCAAAATGACATTGGAGCATTGTGTTGTGGTGGAAACTCTAGAATGTTGAATCCTGTTTGTTCTCTGACAGCCGTCACGTGTGGCCAGCCTCCTCTGGTCCAGGAAGGGAAGGTAGAAGGAACGGACTTCCACTGGGGTGCCAGCATCAGCTACAGCTGTGCCCATGGCTTCCAGCTCTCCCAGCCCGCCATCTTCTCCGgcgaaggctgctgctgctgctgctaagttgcttcagtcgtgtccaactctgtgtgaccccatagaaggccaAGGGGTCTGGAAAGGCGAGGTCCCCCAGTGCCTGCGTAAGTCCTCGGGAGCACAGACCACGGCACACAAACCTCAGGCTGCAGTCTGAGGAAGAGAGCCTGCGGGACTTGTAGCCAGGGTGCAATAGGTTAAAGACTCCACGTTTGAGACCCGATGCCCATGGGCAGATTCTGTGCTTTTCTTCATCGTTGATTCCTAAGGATTTAATGCGTGTATGTGctttgtgacccattggactATAGCctctaggatcctctgtccatgggcttctctaggcaagaagactggagtgggttgccatttccttctccaggggatattccctacccagggatcgaacctgcgtctcctgcactgcaggctgattctttacccactgagccttgCGGGGCTTAATGGGAGGATTTAATGGGAAGCAGTTAGAGAAGCCGAATAGACTAACCTGACCCAGGGGCACAGACTGTGCACTGACCTCCTGGTTGTCTTCTCTAGCTGTGTTCTGCAGGGACCCCGGCACCCCTGCCGAGGGGCGCCTCAGTGGCAAGAGCTTCACCTACAGATCTGAAGTCTTCTTCCAGTGCAAGTCCCCCTTCCTCCTGGTGGGGTCGTCCCGGAGAGTCTGTCAGGCAGACGGCACCTGGAGTGGCGTCCAGCCCACCTGCATCGGTCATGATGGCAAGacagccctgggggtggggagagagcgTTTCATTCTAAAGCTGGAGCGTTTGTGGGCACACAGGTGATGCTCTCCTGGGAGATTCTCTGTGCAGGCACTGACCAGCCACGCTGTTGGCAGCCTCTTTTAAATCCTGTCGCGGAGCCTGGAGTTGACGTGACAAGTCATTTAAAAACAGTTCCTAGACTCTCTTACCCTGGCAGCTCCCCCTCTGCCCATGTCAGCTGACAACAGCGATCTTCAGGGGAAAGACCAGTTTGCTGAAGATCTCACTGTTGCCATGGCACCAGAAGGGCCCCCCCCCCCACTTCAGAGCCTGACACCCtctcccccaacccacccctgcTCCCCAGTAAACCACCTGCTCTGTCAGCCATGGCTGAAAGGGCTACAGGGTCACGCGAGCTCTGTTGACCTTCCAACATGAAGTGAAACTTACAAGTTAAAAGAGATTCTCTACATGACCTAAACCCTTCATTTTTAGACTAAATCTCTGTCTCTTAGGAAGGGTTCAGGTGGA
Protein-coding sequences here:
- the LOC109553270 gene encoding CUB and sushi domain-containing protein 1-like, whose protein sequence is MGYQLWGSAEQTCLLNGSWSGLQPVCEAVSCGNPGTPTHGKIVSSDGVLFSSSVVYACWDGYRTSGLTTRHCTANGTWTGTAPDCTLISCGDPGTLANGIQFGTDFTFNKTVSYQCNPGYTMEPATSPTIRCTKDSTWNHSKPTCKGECWGFSCASLTCGESLLS